From the Kitasatospora viridis genome, one window contains:
- a CDS encoding DUF397 domain-containing protein, protein MHSVLTTPQWLKSSYSTGQGACVEIAPNFTPTLPLRDSKDPNGPALVFPVASFSAFVSALKADSLTTI, encoded by the coding sequence ATGCACAGCGTCCTGACGACTCCTCAGTGGCTTAAGAGCTCTTACAGCACCGGCCAGGGCGCGTGCGTCGAGATCGCTCCCAACTTCACACCGACCCTCCCCCTCCGGGACTCCAAGGACCCCAACGGTCCGGCCCTCGTCTTCCCGGTCGCGTCCTTCTCGGCCTTCGTCTCCGCACTCAAGGCCGACTCCCTCACCACCATCTGA
- a CDS encoding DUF397 domain-containing protein — translation MWLKSSYSNGQGTCVEIAPDVIDTIPLRDSKDPHGPALVFPAPSFTAFIAALKDNSLT, via the coding sequence ATGTGGCTCAAGAGCTCCTACAGCAACGGCCAAGGCACGTGCGTCGAGATCGCCCCCGACGTCATCGACACCATCCCCCTCCGCGACTCCAAGGACCCCCACGGTCCTGCCCTCGTCTTCCCCGCCCCCTCCTTCACCGCCTTCATCGCCGCCCTTAAGGACAACTCGCTCACTTGA
- a CDS encoding NAD(P)/FAD-dependent oxidoreductase produces MNSHPHIAIIGGGITGLAAALFLGRQGHRVTLLEREARAVSSDLDGDFVAWNRPSTPQALQPHLLRAPIRNVLRAAAPDVYAELLSLGATEHHDLAAFGPSLPEDVDLVTLRARRILLEAALSRAVQAEPTVTLRTDTPVTGLLTNPGEVPRVTGVRTAAGDITADLTLDAAGRRSHVHRWLAAAGARPPVTELQRTGIAYFCRWYRIDQTKPYTEPPRTGCLTPYVAFGVFPADNGCFALAVSISVEDPTRTALRDPEVYDAAARLFPSGAAWLALPHQPVSDVQIMAGLPNLWTALHDDQGPQVHGLLSIGDSAIHTNPTLGQGISLAILAADWLARQDPVDPGLPTAYHQFRVDTLRPWFDTQVGIDRARQDQVRDALRGVPDVPAPLERSALSFCAEQDIVVARARAQVAQMLRTPPQAYATPEIQDRVGAWLRANPEFTGPPPGPSRELWEQTVGRG; encoded by the coding sequence TTGAACTCGCACCCCCACATAGCAATCATCGGCGGCGGGATCACTGGTCTCGCCGCCGCGCTGTTCCTCGGCCGCCAGGGGCACCGCGTCACGCTGCTCGAACGCGAGGCCCGCGCTGTCTCGTCCGACCTCGACGGCGACTTCGTCGCCTGGAACCGGCCGTCCACCCCCCAGGCGCTCCAGCCGCATCTGCTCCGCGCGCCGATCCGCAACGTGCTCCGGGCCGCCGCGCCGGACGTCTATGCGGAACTCCTCTCCCTCGGGGCGACCGAGCACCACGACCTCGCCGCGTTCGGCCCGTCGCTGCCCGAGGACGTCGACCTGGTGACCCTGCGCGCCCGGCGGATCCTCCTCGAAGCCGCCCTCTCGCGCGCCGTCCAGGCCGAACCCACCGTCACCCTGCGCACCGACACCCCCGTCACCGGTCTCCTCACCAACCCCGGCGAGGTCCCCCGCGTGACCGGCGTCCGGACCGCCGCCGGCGACATCACCGCCGACCTGACCCTCGACGCCGCCGGCCGCCGCTCGCACGTGCACCGCTGGCTCGCCGCCGCCGGGGCCCGGCCGCCCGTCACCGAGCTCCAGCGCACGGGGATCGCCTACTTCTGCCGCTGGTACCGCATCGACCAGACCAAGCCCTACACCGAACCGCCCCGCACCGGGTGCCTCACGCCCTACGTGGCGTTCGGCGTCTTCCCGGCCGACAACGGGTGCTTCGCGCTCGCCGTCAGCATCTCGGTCGAGGACCCGACCCGCACCGCGCTGCGCGACCCCGAGGTGTACGACGCGGCCGCCCGGCTCTTCCCCAGCGGTGCCGCCTGGCTCGCGCTCCCGCACCAGCCGGTCAGCGACGTGCAGATCATGGCGGGCCTCCCCAACCTGTGGACGGCCCTGCACGACGACCAAGGCCCGCAGGTGCACGGCCTGTTGAGCATCGGCGACAGTGCCATCCACACCAACCCGACGCTCGGTCAAGGGATATCCCTCGCCATCCTCGCCGCCGACTGGCTGGCGCGGCAGGATCCGGTCGATCCGGGACTCCCAACCGCCTATCACCAGTTCCGTGTTGATACGCTCCGTCCGTGGTTCGACACCCAGGTCGGCATCGACCGCGCCCGCCAGGATCAGGTCCGCGACGCCCTCCGGGGCGTCCCCGACGTCCCCGCGCCACTCGAACGCTCCGCGCTGAGCTTCTGCGCCGAGCAGGACATCGTGGTGGCCCGTGCCCGCGCACAGGTGGCTCAGATGCTCCGCACGCCGCCGCAGGCGTACGCGACACCGGAGATCCAAGACCGGGTCGGCGCCTGGCTGCGCGCCAACCCTGAGTTCACCGGACCGCCACCCGGCCCCAGCCGGGAGCTGTGGGAGCAGACCGTCGGGCGTGGCTGA
- a CDS encoding helix-turn-helix transcriptional regulator, producing MTATEFGQLVRQRRDRVTPEAAGLPAGGQRRAPGLRREELALLAGISVDYLTRLEQGRAANPSEQVVEALGRALRLGDPEREQLFHAAGLVPPGHGTVPGRITPSVQRLLDRLSNTPVSVSDAMFNLLVANPLATALFGERHGKERNALWRNFLGGPDERVRHTPESQRALDRAEVSALRATARRYPADPRIPRLIAELRAGSERFADLWESGEVAGFESGRKTIEHPQVGPVTLDCDLLSVAGGDLRILVYTAEPGTQDAERLALLAVLGTQSMAVD from the coding sequence ATGACAGCCACCGAGTTCGGCCAGCTGGTCCGGCAGCGCCGCGACCGGGTCACGCCCGAGGCGGCCGGCCTGCCCGCCGGCGGGCAGCGGCGCGCCCCGGGCCTGCGGCGCGAGGAGTTGGCGCTGCTGGCCGGGATCTCGGTGGACTACCTGACCCGACTGGAGCAGGGCCGCGCGGCCAACCCCTCGGAGCAGGTGGTGGAGGCGCTGGGCCGGGCGCTGCGGCTGGGCGACCCGGAGCGCGAGCAGCTCTTCCACGCCGCCGGCCTGGTGCCGCCCGGCCACGGCACGGTGCCCGGCCGGATCACCCCGAGCGTGCAGCGGCTGCTGGACCGGCTGTCCAACACCCCGGTCTCGGTCTCCGACGCGATGTTCAACCTGCTGGTCGCCAACCCGCTCGCCACCGCGCTGTTCGGGGAGCGGCACGGCAAGGAGCGCAACGCGCTGTGGCGCAACTTCCTCGGCGGCCCGGACGAGCGGGTGCGCCACACCCCGGAGTCCCAGCGGGCCCTGGACCGGGCCGAGGTCTCCGCCCTGCGGGCCACCGCCCGCCGCTACCCGGCCGACCCGCGGATCCCCCGCCTGATCGCCGAACTCCGCGCGGGCAGCGAGCGGTTCGCCGACCTCTGGGAGTCCGGCGAGGTGGCCGGCTTCGAGTCGGGCCGCAAGACCATCGAGCACCCGCAGGTCGGCCCGGTCACCCTGGACTGCGACCTGCTCAGCGTGGCCGGCGGCGACCTGCGGATCCTGGTCTACACGGCCGAGCCCGGCACCCAGGACGCCGAACGGCTCGCGCTGCTCGCGGTGCTGGGGACGCAGAGCATGGCTGTGGACTGA
- a CDS encoding SDR family oxidoreductase: MTVTLITGANKGLGHETARRLIAAGHTVYLGSRDAGRGRAAAEELGARFVQLDVTDDASVTAAAKTIEQAGDGLDVLVNNAGIALDGTHAPDGSRSLVPVDELTADMVRETFETNVFGLVRVTHAFLPLLKRSAAPVIVNVSSGLASLAHASTPGNPVHDYPAAAYPTSKTAVNMLTVQYAKSLPAFRINAVEPGFTATDINQHAGHQTVEQGVEIIVRMARVAPDGPTGTYSDANGILPW, from the coding sequence ATGACAGTCACACTCATCACCGGAGCCAACAAGGGTCTCGGCCACGAGACCGCCCGCCGCCTGATCGCCGCCGGGCACACCGTCTACCTGGGCAGCCGGGACGCCGGGCGCGGCCGGGCCGCGGCCGAGGAGCTCGGCGCCCGCTTCGTCCAACTCGACGTGACCGACGACGCGTCGGTCACCGCCGCCGCCAAGACCATCGAGCAGGCCGGCGACGGCCTCGACGTGCTGGTCAACAACGCCGGCATCGCGCTCGACGGCACCCACGCGCCCGACGGCTCGCGCTCGCTGGTCCCCGTGGACGAGCTCACCGCCGACATGGTCCGGGAGACTTTCGAGACCAACGTCTTCGGCCTGGTCCGGGTCACCCACGCGTTCCTGCCGCTGCTCAAGCGCTCGGCCGCCCCGGTCATCGTCAACGTCTCCAGCGGCCTGGCCTCGCTGGCCCACGCGAGCACCCCGGGCAACCCCGTGCACGACTACCCGGCGGCGGCCTACCCGACCTCCAAGACGGCCGTCAACATGCTCACCGTGCAGTACGCGAAGTCGCTGCCGGCCTTCCGGATCAACGCCGTCGAGCCGGGCTTCACGGCCACCGACATCAACCAGCACGCGGGCCACCAGACCGTGGAGCAGGGCGTCGAGATCATCGTCCGGATGGCCCGGGTCGCCCCCGACGGCCCCACCGGCACCTACTCGGACGCCAACGGGATCCTGCCCTGGTGA
- a CDS encoding methyltransferase, whose product MNAAFPAVDMLRLLGGFQLSQALFVVARAGVADQLVAGPRPLTELAAAVGLRPEPLARILHVLAAEEVFTVDAERALVGLGRLGPTLVSGGPESLRNIALAWEQTHYRAFGELWGTALTGVPAADLAYGKPFFDHLGEHPAQVATFTAAMTDFARAIRHHALDAVELAGAQFVVDIGGADGAVLAELARREPGLRGTVLDLPHVVAAAPEVLRAAGVADRITATAGDFFAALPPADCYLACFILHDWSDERATRILDRVHRAATAPDTRLVVVDTVLDGGTVPEVATLLDLTMLGMLTGRERTAAAWRALFTAGGFELTEIRPTPGPMCVLEARRVP is encoded by the coding sequence GTGAACGCCGCGTTCCCCGCCGTCGACATGCTCCGCCTGCTCGGCGGCTTCCAGCTCTCGCAGGCCCTGTTCGTGGTGGCCCGGGCCGGGGTCGCCGACCAACTCGTCGCCGGGCCACGCCCGTTGACCGAGCTGGCGGCCGCCGTCGGGCTGCGCCCCGAGCCGCTGGCCCGGATCCTGCACGTGCTCGCCGCCGAGGAGGTGTTCACGGTGGACGCCGAGCGCGCCCTGGTCGGCCTCGGGCGGCTCGGGCCCACCCTGGTCTCCGGCGGGCCCGAGTCGCTGCGCAACATCGCGCTGGCCTGGGAGCAGACCCACTACCGGGCCTTCGGAGAGCTCTGGGGCACCGCCCTGACGGGGGTGCCGGCCGCCGACCTGGCCTACGGCAAGCCGTTCTTCGACCACCTCGGCGAGCACCCGGCCCAGGTCGCCACGTTCACCGCGGCGATGACCGACTTCGCCCGGGCGATCCGCCACCACGCCCTGGACGCCGTCGAGTTGGCCGGCGCACAGTTCGTGGTGGACATCGGCGGGGCGGACGGCGCGGTGCTCGCCGAGCTGGCCCGCCGCGAGCCGGGCCTGCGCGGCACGGTGCTCGACCTGCCGCACGTGGTGGCGGCCGCGCCCGAGGTGCTGCGGGCGGCCGGGGTGGCCGACCGGATCACGGCCACGGCGGGCGACTTCTTCGCCGCGCTCCCGCCCGCCGACTGCTACCTGGCCTGCTTCATCCTGCACGACTGGTCGGACGAGCGGGCCACCCGGATCCTCGACCGGGTGCACCGGGCGGCGACGGCCCCGGACACCCGGCTGGTGGTGGTGGACACGGTGCTCGACGGGGGCACCGTCCCGGAGGTCGCCACCCTGCTCGACCTCACCATGCTGGGCATGCTCACCGGCCGCGAACGCACCGCCGCCGCCTGGCGCGCGCTGTTCACCGCGGGCGGCTTCGAGCTCACCGAGATCCGGCCGACCCCCGGCCCGATGTGTGTGCTGGAGGCCCGCCGGGTGCCGTGA
- a CDS encoding phosphonatase-like hydrolase: MSTPDIRLVVLDMAGTTVADDGLVERAFDAAALANGVQPGSPEHEPMLAHVRATMGESKIAVFRHLFGDEEKAQRANAAFEQAYHDLVDAGHCAALPGAAEAITALRESGRKVVLTTGFSRATQDRILDALGWQQIADLTLCPAEAGRGRPFPDLALAALLRTGTDSVHQVAVVGDTGYDMLTGTRAGAAVVAGVLTGAHGEERLRADGATHVLASIAELPALLG; this comes from the coding sequence ATGAGCACCCCTGACATCCGCCTGGTCGTCCTGGACATGGCCGGCACCACCGTTGCCGACGACGGCCTGGTCGAGCGGGCCTTCGACGCCGCCGCGCTGGCCAACGGCGTCCAGCCCGGCAGCCCGGAGCACGAGCCGATGCTGGCCCACGTCCGGGCCACCATGGGCGAGTCCAAGATCGCCGTCTTCCGCCACCTGTTCGGCGACGAGGAGAAGGCCCAGCGCGCCAACGCGGCCTTCGAGCAGGCCTACCACGACCTGGTGGACGCCGGTCACTGCGCCGCCCTGCCCGGCGCCGCCGAGGCGATCACCGCGCTGCGCGAGAGCGGCCGCAAGGTCGTGCTGACCACCGGCTTCTCCCGCGCCACCCAGGACCGCATCCTGGACGCGCTCGGCTGGCAGCAGATCGCCGACCTGACCCTGTGCCCGGCCGAGGCCGGCCGCGGCCGCCCCTTCCCCGACCTGGCGCTCGCGGCGCTGCTGCGCACCGGCACCGACTCGGTGCACCAGGTCGCGGTGGTCGGCGACACGGGCTACGACATGCTGACCGGTACCCGGGCCGGCGCCGCGGTGGTGGCCGGCGTGCTGACCGGCGCGCACGGCGAGGAGCGCCTGCGGGCCGACGGCGCCACCCACGTGCTGGCCTCGATCGCCGAGCTGCCGGCCCTGCTGGGCTGA
- a CDS encoding pyridoxamine 5'-phosphate oxidase family protein: MPYQLDVIQGDWPAEELGKGVDGLLAESMVLTLATAGPEHGPHANLCFYAFDDDLVLYFVSERSTRHSLHLAEQARAAATVFLPPPAFGEQLRGVQLTGRAGEAWGRHAEAALAAYQGRYPGFAQDPQVRAQFLAGGGAAALYRFEVEELTAVDEPHFGRRNYLRATVRR, translated from the coding sequence ATGCCGTACCAGCTCGATGTCATCCAGGGCGACTGGCCCGCCGAGGAGCTCGGCAAGGGCGTGGACGGCCTGCTGGCCGAGTCCATGGTGCTCACCCTGGCGACCGCCGGCCCGGAGCACGGGCCGCACGCCAACCTCTGCTTCTACGCCTTCGACGACGACCTGGTGCTCTACTTCGTCAGCGAGCGCTCGACCCGGCACAGCCTGCACCTGGCCGAGCAGGCCCGGGCCGCCGCGACCGTCTTCCTGCCGCCGCCGGCCTTCGGCGAGCAGCTGCGCGGGGTGCAGCTGACCGGGCGGGCCGGCGAGGCCTGGGGCCGGCACGCCGAGGCCGCGCTGGCCGCCTACCAGGGGCGCTATCCGGGCTTCGCGCAGGATCCGCAGGTGCGGGCGCAGTTCCTGGCCGGGGGCGGGGCGGCGGCGCTCTACCGGTTCGAGGTGGAGGAGCTGACGGCGGTGGACGAGCCGCACTTCGGGCGGCGCAACTACCTGCGGGCGACGGTGCGGCGGTAG
- a CDS encoding phosphatase PAP2 family protein, with protein sequence MADLLAYDGSGIDGGLYTTVTGWAQDAPHWLDQAVRTWSDLGLGVFAVLMLWAWWQARGADSAVMARVLAAPVIVVFAYAVNSVLKSLVHEVRPCQQLPATVTVETCPGPGDWSFPSNHTVIAFAAAVALFFAYRRIGAIALGLAVLMGASRVWIGVHYPHDVAVGVLIGVLVAIPPALLAARLGPLVERLRGGALGPLLGAGQVAA encoded by the coding sequence ATGGCGGACCTGCTCGCGTACGACGGCAGTGGCATCGACGGCGGCCTCTACACCACCGTGACCGGCTGGGCGCAGGACGCCCCGCACTGGCTGGACCAGGCCGTGCGGACCTGGTCCGACCTCGGCCTCGGGGTCTTCGCCGTGCTGATGCTCTGGGCCTGGTGGCAGGCCCGCGGGGCGGACTCGGCGGTGATGGCCCGGGTGCTCGCCGCGCCGGTCATCGTGGTCTTCGCCTACGCGGTGAACTCGGTGCTGAAGAGCCTGGTCCACGAGGTCCGGCCGTGCCAGCAGCTGCCCGCCACGGTGACCGTGGAGACCTGCCCCGGTCCCGGTGACTGGTCCTTCCCCAGCAACCACACGGTGATCGCCTTCGCGGCGGCCGTCGCGCTGTTCTTCGCCTACCGGCGGATCGGGGCGATCGCGCTCGGGCTCGCCGTGCTGATGGGCGCCTCGCGGGTGTGGATCGGCGTGCACTACCCGCACGACGTGGCGGTGGGCGTGCTGATCGGCGTGCTGGTGGCGATCCCGCCGGCGCTGCTCGCCGCGCGGCTCGGGCCGCTGGTGGAGCGGCTGCGCGGCGGGGCGCTCGGACCGCTCCTCGGAGCGGGCCAGGTAGCCGCCTGA
- a CDS encoding DedA family protein, protein MRGPPTVLAASSVLAVNVLDASSLLSAFGALGIAVVLFAETGLLVGFFLPGDSLLFTAGLLCVSGTHSGPHLVLWQVILAALAGALAGAQVGYLIGRRGGRALLARNRRKALTKGVARAEELLEQYGHGKAIVLARFIPVVRTVLNPMAGVLEVPQRVFTLWQVVGGTIWAVGVVLAGYALGSSVPNIDKYLLPIIGLVVIVSVIPIALELLRARKANRNGGGDA, encoded by the coding sequence ATGAGAGGTCCGCCAACCGTGCTCGCTGCCTCCTCCGTGCTGGCGGTCAACGTTCTCGACGCCTCGTCGTTGTTGTCCGCCTTCGGCGCCCTCGGCATCGCCGTGGTGCTCTTCGCCGAGACCGGCCTGCTGGTCGGGTTCTTCCTGCCCGGCGACTCGCTGCTCTTCACCGCCGGACTGCTCTGCGTCTCGGGCACGCACAGCGGGCCGCACCTGGTGCTCTGGCAGGTGATCCTGGCCGCGCTGGCCGGAGCGCTGGCGGGTGCCCAGGTCGGCTACCTGATCGGCCGCCGCGGCGGGCGCGCGCTGCTGGCGCGCAACCGGCGCAAGGCGCTGACCAAGGGCGTGGCACGGGCCGAGGAACTGCTGGAGCAGTACGGCCACGGCAAGGCGATCGTGCTGGCCCGGTTCATCCCGGTGGTGCGCACCGTGCTCAACCCGATGGCCGGGGTGCTGGAGGTGCCGCAGCGGGTCTTCACCCTCTGGCAGGTGGTCGGCGGCACGATCTGGGCGGTCGGCGTGGTGCTGGCCGGCTACGCCCTGGGGTCGTCCGTTCCCAATATCGACAAGTACCTGTTGCCAATCATTGGTCTGGTAGTAATTGTCTCCGTGATCCCGATTGCTCTCGAATTGCTCCGCGCCCGCAAGGCCAACCGCAACGGCGGGGGTGACGCCTGA